The DNA window GCGCCATCCGCCCTCGCAACAACGTCTGCGCCAGCACCAGCGAGTTGTACGGTAACGTCCCCACCAGGATGGCGCGCAGCATCCACTCCTGCATCCGGCCATGGTGCTTGCGGAAGTACGCCACCCGCGTGCGCCACAGCTCCACCCGCACCTTGTCCGGGCCCGTGACGGAGGGACGGAACGAGCGGCTCGACAGGTGCGTAATCACCGCCTCCGGGCAGAACGCCACCTCCCAACCCGCCTTCCACGCCCGGACACACCAGTCCGTGTCTTCCGTGTTCCCCAACGGCGACATCGCCTCGTCGAGCAGCCCCACCTCCGCCAGCGTCTCCTCCCGCACGACGATGCAGGCGCCCAACACCCAGTTCACCCGGGCCTCTTCATGCCCGTACTGCGCTGGGTCGATGTCCATCCGCTTCAGGAAGTGCAGCGGGCGCGGCAGGAACACCAGGTCAAACAACTGCCCCGACAAGGACATGGGGCGGAAGGTGCAGTTCTGCACCGTGCCATCCGCGTTCAACAGCCGCGCGCCCGCCATCCCCACTCGCGGGTTCTCGTCCATGAAGCGCACGAGCGCGTCGAACGCCCCCTCGTGCACGATGGTGTCGTCGTTGAAGATGCAGATGTAGCGCCCGTGCGCCTGCTTCAGCACCTGGTTGTGATTCGCCGAGAAGCCCTTGCGCTCCGTGTTGAACAACCAACGCACCTGCGGGAAGTCGCGGCGCATCGCCTCCACGCCTCGCCCGTCCGTCGCGTTGTCCACCACCCACACCTCGAAGGTGCAGTCCCGCGTCGTCTCGAAGAGCGTGCGCAGGCAGTCGTGCAGCAGCTCGGGATTGCTGTGATTGACAATGGAGATGATCAGGTCTGCCTTCGCCATCGAATGCCTCACATCCCTGTTGTGGCGGCCCGCCGCGAACGGACGAAGGCCAGGATGTCGCGCAGCACG is part of the Myxococcus landrumus genome and encodes:
- a CDS encoding glycosyltransferase family 2 protein, which encodes MAKADLIISIVNHSNPELLHDCLRTLFETTRDCTFEVWVVDNATDGRGVEAMRRDFPQVRWLFNTERKGFSANHNQVLKQAHGRYICIFNDDTIVHEGAFDALVRFMDENPRVGMAGARLLNADGTVQNCTFRPMSLSGQLFDLVFLPRPLHFLKRMDIDPAQYGHEEARVNWVLGACIVVREETLAEVGLLDEAMSPLGNTEDTDWCVRAWKAGWEVAFCPEAVITHLSSRSFRPSVTGPDKVRVELWRTRVAYFRKHHGRMQEWMLRAILVGTLPYNSLVLAQTLLRGRMALPEFRRQLATFLRISEMGLRARV